ACACACCTACGTGTTACGATATGGGTAGGTACTGAGAGAACGTAGATACAGCTGATCGAATGGACTGCGACACGACTTGccaacattgattttttttatttatatttttatgttataattaagataacataaaacatactCCAATGGCTCGATCCTCACATTAGTTTTCTAAAATGATCATAAATAGAAAGGATAAACATATAGCAGGTACACGTATACACCACATGTTGAACGACACACATAAGTCATATCTAGTATATCAACATAAGAGCACACCGTTCAACTTGGACATGCTCGGTTTCTCTACTTAGTATCAAGATAGTGTCATTAAGTGGGACGTTCGAAGCAGACTGGTGTCGTTCATTGGAGTATGAACAAACATAGTGAAGTGGCATATAGAATAGTTTAAACTTCACTGAGAATCAGAACGACACCCAAGGTAGGTAGCTTTCATGTTATGGTGCAAGGGTGTGTGTGAGAGGGGGAGGGATATGAATGTGAACACCAATATACGATGACTAAATGTATATAGACTTGTGAAGTACGATGCTCTGCTATTCTTTGACGGTGACAATATAACAAGCTGATATTTACTTGCATTGTCCCAAAACAGACAAGTAGTGTCATACATGAAAACATTTCTTTCAAAACTTCTCCAATATTAACAGTTAGCAGGTTACAAGGTTAACGTATGACTGTCGAACACTGTTATCACATtagaatacagtatatgtgACCAGCTTTAAAAATAACTTCTAAGCGTGTGTTGAGTTACTCATGCGTGCAACATTGCTGTGACCATTCTATACATTCAAATTCAAGTTCAAGTTTCTTTATCTCATGGCCCATAggtaaacatacatacatggcCGTAGTATAATACTGCCAGATCGACAGACGACCCTTAACCACGTCCTCAAATGCATTCCTTATCACCTCTTGCTACGTCTGCCAAGCTATCACAAAAATGACGGTTGTATCCGTAACTACATCTAGActagtagtccgctaaacctgcctatattattgggcttttttaattttttttttttttttgcctaatgtatagtcagctcgcggtacctcttaaaaatgtgaaatcgtaggccagatttggcctacgctacgtcagcggcatatttctaatatatcgtccatgcaatgccgggaaaacgtacacatacctttatattaggatcttatgtactcctttgcccccatgttacatcccatttatgaaattaaacaactgtgtacaatgaaatacttccgagacccttctatttcacacatttgtaatggccgccgtatacacatttagtagagccaacggcagccaatcaacttcgcttccggttttatttttaaatatccacgtgtagttgaaagataaacaaaattctaccgtgtatatgctacatgtatatgcaacgtgaatatcgcgaaagtgatgcggtaccagcaatagtcgtgttcaatttgaatatttgacaacatgtcgtgtatgtcgaccatgattttactttaaaaactctaactggctagcattttgtttatctttcaactacacgtggttttttaaaaataaaaccggaagcgaagttgattggctgccgtttgctctactaaatgtgtatacggcggccattacaaatgtgtgaaatagaagggtctcggaagtatttcattgtacacagttgtttaatttcataaatgggatgtaacatgggggcaaaggagtacataagatcctaatataaaggtatgtgtacgttttcccggcattgcatggacgatatattagaaatatgccgctgacgtagcgtaggccaaatctggcctacgatttcacatttttaagaggtaccgcgagctgactatatattaggcaaaaaaaattaaattaaaaaagcctaataatataggcaggtttagcggactactagACTAGTTACCCACATAAGATTACgtgacctacatgtatcttatataGCTCATCATTAGGAACGAAGCCCTaactttattttgaaaaatattctaGACACCAGAGATTGGGAGAACACGTACTTCATTGagagatattttgagaatttgatacatgtgttttaaaaatatgcTAATGAGTAATAGCGGCATGTGTAAAGTTGTCATCATttttaaattacacattttCTTTAACAAAACATCTTGAAATCATTTAATTATCAGAACAAATCCTGGTTACTTCGCGTgttaaacttattttatttttccatccGAGAAATCAAACTGTGTTTACAAATTGTCACACATGTTACTCATGCAATCTCATTGATATTATtgaagagggcctgtatcgctcacctggtttattTAGGAATTATCATCAAAACTTTTTGTAACACTTTGTAAAATATGTTCAATTTTGAATACCCACCCTATAAAAATGTTACCAATGCAATATGGATTCTGTCTAGTAGTTTATATGCAAATAGCCGAATTGACTCTTTTGGACCGGCTCGTCAAGTCCCCGAGGGATCAGCCCAAGCATTTGAATTCCCACTCCATAAGGATGTAACCTATgcaatatgataataataaaaaaatatatatattattatttatatattattatgtaacCTATGCAATATGAGTGTTATCCAATGCTTGGTTTGCAGAGAAGAAGCCGTTTATATGAAAACAGACCAATTGATCCCTTTTGCtcccgcctctcaggccccaTATGGGGGTCAGtccaaccatttgtacaattttcagttagtaccTCATAAAGAAGCATATTGACTAAgcatatattacaaaaatactCATGGATGTCAGTCTCTCCCTTAGCTATCAGCAACTTTATTTACGAGCATTTTCAATGGCtttaaatttactttatcagcccataaaggaaaaatggcgtcgccgtttgtaacgccGCTTCTGCTTGGATGAGATGACGGCATAATAATTTCTTAGACAAAAAAGTCCCAAAATAAATTTGGAATTTTGAAGAGAcaatctttagtaaattgaaatataaggattaatttgaataaattgtttatgttatggtgatataacacaaaattctgaGTGTACTCTTAATAAACCTAAGTTCTTAAATTCTTAGGTGGCACTTTAACGAAATCAACCGACTAGCAGAAACTcagttacatgtaattactagTTTCATAAAAATGCAACGAATATCACCCAAAATTAAGCATGCTAATTATGGCAAATGGTAAAGAAAGTTTCTTTAATATCTTAGTGGACAATGTGATAGCAGATATTTTACATGTAGACCAGTTTATTAACATATAGCATATAAAATGAAAGATAGTATGTCTCCATCAATTGTCTGTTCTATAACTAAATGAAAATGTTCGAAATAAGTCGAAATTGGCCGTGGCGCTGAATTTTTAACATTGGGCAAAATCATTTATGCAAcgtcaaatatatataagctTCTAcaaaaatattgtgttttgttaCAGTTGCTCGAAGGAAATGAGAAGCTGAAATCAAACTTTTTGTTTCATGTAAACAAATCACGTGATCAAGGATGACCCGGATATCGACTGCTCTGTTGGTGGCCGTGGTGGCTACTGTGGCATATTTGTACATGCGGGCGAATCAGAAGCCTGACCTGTCAGCTaccaaattaaacaaaacttaTGACTACATTATTAGTAAGTTATGACCGCTATCACCACATGATGCTCTCAAGAGAGGAAGTGTCTTTATTTAACCTACAGTATCTGTTATAAACATCTAGGTAATAGTTTTGGTGCATAGAGCGAAGAAAAAACAGCACCAGTAAACCCTTCACTGAAGATCCCACTTAATctctatatacatacatgtatgtagtattaTACCTATATTGGTGTTGATGTATCAATTTCATTCGTTAGTATAAATATGGTGATTATAAAAGATTAGGTTATTAATGGTTACAGTTAAAATCCCAATATCGTAAATATGCGATAGTTTGATTATTACCTTCAGTGACCGAGGATGAGACTCCTCCTGACtatgttttataaaacataaatatattagTTTTTAGGCCATTGTCACTGTGCATTGCTTGACAACGGTAGTTAGATTTAATGAAAAACCTAAAGGAAAACGTTGATATAATAGCTAAGATTAAAAATTTGTAATATCCCCACTAAAAATAGTAAAAGTtcgaaaagtagagaaaagatccctctttccattgtcaaacgtagatcattctttggtgggcgccaacataactttgatgttgtttttcatTGAGTTGGAGCTGGGTCTTCGGGCGCTGTATTGGCTAACCGACTCTCGGAGGACAAGGCTATTAATGTTCTTCTCCTGGAGGCTGGGGGAGAGGAAGAGGAAAATCCTCTCATTTCTGTTCCCGTGGCCGCAATTGATACACAAAAGACGGAACAAGACTGGATGTACTACAGTGAACCACAAAACAACGCTTGTAAAGCTTTAAAGGAAAACGTAAGTACTTTATGTTTGAAAGTGTTCTTAGGCACAATTTGGACCTTAAGATAACGATAAATTATGTATATCATCCACATATGAATGAACTGTTGTGTTAGTAGTCGTCAAAGTAGACGTCtcaacaataataaaaatatcataatttccACAAAAATGATACAAAGAAAAGTTATTTCATCGATTATTTCTTAGAACAAAATTCAATACTAAATAACTATCGCATATAAACGTCAATGTAAAACGAAATATTTCGACATATGTCAAACTTTTTTAAACACGTGTTGaattgtgttttgtttaatttagaGAAGCTATTGGCCACGTGGCCGTGTGCTTGGAGGAAGCAGTGGACTAAACTGGATGGTGTACATGAGAGGAAATCGTCATGACTTCGACAGCTGGGCCAAAGAGGGATGTGAAGGCTGGAGCTATAGAGATGTTCTACCATACTTCATTAAGTCAGAGAAAGTCGAAATACCCGAGTTCAAAACATCACGTAAGAATATGGTTTTGTTTGTGATGAATTAGAAAAAGTAGAACATCAAGTAAGTTATCACAAAGGATTGAAATTTGGAAGATTAATCATAATTGGAAATGAAATTTCGTTGCTATTGGTTTATATTTGCATAatgtattaaataaaaatagaaatgtacgTATTATGTTGTAAGAAAAACAAtgattttcaatgtttttagCCTACCACGGTAAGAATGGACCCCTATATGTTAGTGGACCTACCCAGACTATTCTGGAGGAGAAATACATCCAGGCCGGCCAACATTTAGGCTATAACCTCGTGGACTGTAACGGAGAAGATCAAATCGGTAGGAAATCATACATCGAATATGACATCAAAAATGATTGCAATATAATCTAGGAATGACAGGAATTGTACATGATAAATCAAATCATTTCTCATGAAAATATTGCAGTTTTCATTAAACTAGATTTATTTCTGTAGGTATATAGTTGCAGTTCAAAAGCTGATTGCATTTGTTGATGAGAAAAAACTCAATAGTATGCATATAAGGTTCTGGAGGAGTTCCTAATCACAACAAAATGTTCACGACATGTGGAAACCAGTTTCTGCCTTTTCCGGTCTTTTTTATTACCTTAACTATCTTAAGGactaaaataaaaagtaaaataaacaataattccATACTATCCTTTTAATACCAGGATTTTGCAGGATGCAAGCGACAATACACAATGGAGTTAGATGGAGTACTTATCAAGCCTTCCTAAAGCCTGCCATATCAAGGCCAAATCTGCACGTGGCCACACGTTCCTTCGTAACCAAggtaaaagaaaaaacattttctatacatttataaacatgGATATCCTTCTATGTTTTATCATCTGTAATTTTTGATAAGCTTTTGgtgcattttttttctatgtatAAAAAATGAGGTGTTCGTCATTTGTACAATTCTTTGACATgctatataaaaaatgaaatgataatcaaaattataaaatgagaGTATCTGATACCAACTCTTGTCACTATCTGACGTCACGATGACGTAACAGGTGATAATAGAGAACAAGCGAGCTGTAGGAGTGGAGCTGATCAGACGGAATAAGAAGATGAGAGTGTACGCCAATAAGGAGGTGATACTGTCAGGCGGGGCTGTCAACTCTCCTCAGCTACTGATGCTGTCAGGGATTGGACCAAAGGACCACCTCAAGGAGCTCGGGGTATGTCCATGATTCAAGATATCCAATCTTAACTTCTGTATTGGGTTTTACCCATCCAATTATACTTTTGATTTTCTATTCCTATTACATTTATTTCCATTCCATTTGATTattctcttttttttattatgctTTCATTTTGCTTTATATTTTCGATTGTCACGTAATGAtatgattttctttttcttgCCTATATTTTTATTGCGAACAACATTTTGT
The nucleotide sequence above comes from Argopecten irradians isolate NY chromosome 1, Ai_NY, whole genome shotgun sequence. Encoded proteins:
- the LOC138305676 gene encoding LOW QUALITY PROTEIN: L-sorbose 1-dehydrogenase-like (The sequence of the model RefSeq protein was modified relative to this genomic sequence to represent the inferred CDS: deleted 1 base in 1 codon), coding for MTRISTALLVAVVATVAYLYMRANQKPDLSATKLNKTYDYIIIGAGSSGAVLANRLSEDKAINVLLLEAGGEEEENPLISVPVAAIDTQKTEQDWMYYSEPQNNACKALKENRSYWPRGRVLGGSSGLNWMVYMRGNRHDFDSWAKEGCEGWSYRDVLPYFIKSEKVEIPEFKTSPYHGKNGPLYVSGPTQTILEEKYIQAGQHLGYNLVDCNGEDQIGFCRMQATIHNGVRWSTYQAFLKPAISRPNLHVATRSFVTKVIIENKRAVGVELIRRNKKMRVYANKEVILSGGAVNSPQLLMLSGIGPKDHLKELGIPVVADLPVGNNLQDHILIPVVHAINITASLTEQKLTGLSTILQYLLLKSGHLAASSLEGMAFVYTDGSTKDAGRGPDVQLHFIQSVCHSAHGLTKEGKAHAPFNYKDDIMDTIFSYDSSAETVSFLPTLLHPKSKGTIRLRSSDPFDHPLIQPNYLEHTDDVKTLIAGMRIIERLVDTPVLRHIGMEETSKSSMAAQVCKQHAFRSDAFWECYIRHYTLTVYHPTTTCRMGATDDPTAVVDPALRVKGISGLRVADASVMRNVPSANTNAASIMIGEKAADIIRGKDTVKDIKQILQKVKV